A genomic window from Fulvitalea axinellae includes:
- a CDS encoding alkaline phosphatase produces MCKVWKSSLLLGAISFLSANVAFAQEEYRDPKKRSYIETFEGGMFHKVERYENVKFKKRPKNVIIMIGDGMGIAQVFAGMTANKGELYLENFRYCGFSKTQSADDYVTDSAAGGTAIATGKKTKNHAIGLDKNGRPAKNILEDARDRGMMTGVVTTSLINHATPAAFMAHQAHRKMYEEIAWDIVDSGVDVAVGGGRKHFEGRTDGINLSDTLRNRGVKVAYSVDELEKHGAGPVVGLFADMHVPHYPERGMMLSRSVEYAINKLEKDKDGYVLVVEGSKIDAGGHQNKTPFAVKEMLDFDQAIGVALRHAAQDRETLIVVTADHETGGMANTGGDMETGMVKAKFVYGKHTGIPVPVFAFGPGAEKFTGFMENTDIHKKIKEALKML; encoded by the coding sequence ATGTGTAAGGTTTGGAAATCGTCCCTTTTGCTGGGAGCGATTAGTTTTTTGTCCGCCAATGTGGCGTTTGCCCAAGAAGAATATCGGGATCCTAAAAAGAGGTCTTACATCGAGACCTTTGAGGGAGGGATGTTTCATAAAGTGGAGCGCTATGAAAACGTGAAATTCAAGAAGCGTCCCAAGAACGTGATCATCATGATTGGTGACGGCATGGGCATAGCCCAAGTTTTTGCCGGGATGACAGCCAACAAAGGCGAGCTGTATTTGGAGAATTTTCGTTATTGCGGGTTTTCCAAGACCCAATCGGCGGATGATTATGTTACCGATTCAGCCGCTGGAGGTACGGCGATAGCCACCGGAAAGAAAACGAAAAACCACGCTATCGGTCTGGACAAAAACGGAAGGCCCGCCAAGAATATTTTGGAGGATGCCAGAGATAGAGGAATGATGACTGGTGTGGTGACGACATCGTTGATCAATCACGCTACGCCGGCGGCGTTTATGGCCCATCAGGCCCACCGGAAAATGTACGAGGAAATCGCTTGGGACATTGTCGACAGTGGGGTGGACGTAGCCGTAGGCGGTGGCCGTAAGCATTTCGAAGGGAGGACAGACGGCATAAACCTGTCGGACACTTTGCGGAACCGGGGCGTAAAGGTGGCCTATTCTGTAGACGAACTGGAAAAGCACGGTGCTGGTCCGGTTGTGGGACTCTTCGCTGATATGCATGTGCCTCATTATCCCGAAAGGGGAATGATGCTCTCTCGCTCGGTGGAGTATGCGATAAATAAACTGGAAAAGGACAAAGACGGCTACGTGTTGGTAGTGGAAGGAAGCAAGATAGACGCGGGTGGCCACCAGAACAAGACGCCTTTCGCCGTAAAGGAGATGCTTGATTTCGACCAAGCCATAGGCGTGGCGTTGAGGCATGCGGCTCAAGACCGGGAAACCTTGATTGTCGTAACCGCCGACCATGAGACTGGCGGTATGGCAAATACCGGTGGAGATATGGAAACGGGAATGGTGAAAGCCAAATTCGTTTACGGCAAACACACGGGTATTCCTGTTCCGGTATTCGCTTTTGGCCCTGGGGCTGAGAAATTCACCGGGTTTATGGAAAACACGGATATCCACAAAAAGATAAAAGAAGCATTGAAGATGCTGTAA
- a CDS encoding hybrid sensor histidine kinase/response regulator transcription factor, with product MLRTFIFFLTCWLTFVASNAEEITFRRITPPGGLSFQGIRDIDKDKSGTVWVSSEHGLFRFDSENFRHYRHIKGQEGSLPDNDLTKIKVDRNGKLWIGTDCGLVVYDHTTDKFETKFKCLIPEDVWKWESRIIKALEEDHKGQLWVIFNFRLFKINADRSSCEEVYVDNIEALSCLFFDQTGTGWIGTKSGAIFSFDPDTKEFEKISDGKGHELRTIYAKGQHLYAGYISDGVSKLTRQGKVVKHYTYPQSKQWDIDKASIRAITSDHQGRMWFGTFQGLYVEENGELTRYSPDSAPGLTHNSIRCFYIDNENGIWIGTWAGGISYSHPADNNITTYWNNGKKGALNNNIISSFAQFDDKGIYVGTEVGGINYLDFSTHKFRHIPLSENTPMAINIKSLRAGPEGSLYAGTLNGLFIRKNKGDKFKHFTEGPSDGLHLPGKAVYDVYPVDSGAWVVVFGKSVCFYNKKTERISYWKDLFPKLKLRNKAVRHLMRGSKGNLWISSRNGVYRINPKDPESFTLFADPDYKSSNYFCSFETSAGLVLFATKSSGVIVYDPDSESLVENDLSKSIYGFEVYAITEDNHKHLWFSTNQGILRYNPERKKLRHLTETDGLQGNIFNPQAVFKDRSGKLYFGGTNGFNVIDPKALKINTRPPQIIFNRILINNKSERNYFSLLNKEGQASLNLAHDENSLRLDFSADNYLLSPKNKFRYRLLGLSNEWIDGQTEGTAVFTNLSDGSYTFEVLACNNDGIFSDSPARIFIDVAVPTWRSANAFILYTILFSIICFLIFRSVKDRQKLKKQMLINAIEHKNKEDLHELKLRFFTNISHEFRTPLTLITSPVKRLLEDTSLTPKSKEYLMVIDRNTKRLLGLVDQILDLRKSEKGKNLLEVANINLREFVYERYLGFEQSAKDKNIRYEFQDETPKVTVVEADAEKLDKIVYNLLSNAFKHISEGDNITVTVAKTPSKSGKKYANQLRFGQVDTKDLVEITVSDTGKGIASQDLIRIFNRFEQGENRSDGSGIGLSICQEYTFLHRGDITAKSSPGKGSSFRIRIPRLQAAQKILGDSPADNAINTTETKIQDSIPEAQLRSTLLIVEDNNDLQFYLNDLLSDKHNILLASDGKQALKLLSTHEVDLVVSDIMMPEMDGMELCENIKSNLETSHIPVLLLTALSDSENKMTGYRYGADAYLAKPFDNEFLLVRIGNLLKQARRLKESFGTPETQPESQEGISDIDNQFVRKINSLVSENMIKEDFSIEWLASEAGLSRSQLHRKLKGMTGNSPSEYVRIIKLKKAAELLSEGEMNIDEVAFVTGFPSHSYFSKCFKNLYKVSPKEFRNKKIEQTI from the coding sequence ATGCTCCGGACCTTTATCTTTTTCCTTACTTGTTGGCTAACCTTCGTTGCGTCAAATGCGGAGGAGATCACTTTTCGCCGAATAACACCGCCCGGCGGGCTAAGCTTTCAGGGGATTCGGGATATTGACAAAGACAAATCCGGCACCGTTTGGGTAAGCTCGGAGCATGGGCTTTTCAGGTTCGATTCCGAAAACTTCAGACACTACCGTCACATCAAAGGGCAAGAAGGCTCATTGCCCGACAATGACCTGACAAAAATAAAAGTGGACAGAAACGGAAAACTCTGGATAGGAACCGACTGCGGACTGGTTGTATACGACCACACTACAGACAAATTCGAAACCAAATTCAAATGCCTAATACCCGAAGATGTTTGGAAATGGGAAAGCCGAATAATCAAAGCCCTCGAAGAGGATCACAAAGGTCAGCTGTGGGTCATTTTTAACTTTAGGCTTTTCAAGATCAATGCGGACAGAAGCTCCTGCGAGGAAGTTTACGTCGATAACATTGAGGCATTAAGTTGCCTTTTTTTCGACCAAACAGGAACGGGGTGGATAGGCACAAAGAGCGGCGCCATCTTTTCGTTTGATCCCGACACCAAAGAATTCGAAAAAATATCGGACGGAAAGGGCCACGAACTGCGTACCATCTATGCCAAAGGCCAACACCTTTATGCGGGTTATATCTCGGACGGCGTGTCCAAACTTACCCGGCAGGGAAAAGTGGTCAAGCATTATACTTACCCGCAATCAAAACAGTGGGATATAGACAAAGCCAGTATCCGGGCCATCACCTCAGACCACCAGGGGCGAATGTGGTTCGGAACTTTCCAAGGCCTTTATGTCGAGGAAAATGGTGAGCTTACCCGTTACTCTCCAGACTCCGCCCCTGGGTTGACTCACAATTCAATACGTTGCTTTTATATAGACAATGAAAATGGGATCTGGATCGGCACTTGGGCCGGCGGTATCAGTTATTCGCACCCCGCCGACAACAATATCACAACTTACTGGAACAATGGGAAAAAAGGGGCCCTCAATAACAACATAATATCCTCCTTCGCCCAATTCGACGACAAAGGCATTTATGTCGGCACTGAAGTGGGAGGGATCAATTACCTTGACTTTTCCACCCACAAATTTCGCCATATCCCCCTTAGCGAGAATACGCCGATGGCCATCAATATAAAGTCATTGAGGGCCGGACCGGAAGGAAGTCTTTATGCCGGGACCTTAAACGGCCTTTTTATTCGAAAAAACAAAGGCGATAAATTCAAGCATTTTACCGAAGGTCCTTCGGACGGGCTACACCTCCCCGGTAAGGCCGTTTATGACGTTTATCCCGTTGACTCCGGCGCTTGGGTAGTGGTTTTTGGGAAGTCGGTATGTTTTTACAATAAAAAGACGGAACGGATTTCGTATTGGAAAGACCTGTTTCCGAAACTAAAACTCAGAAACAAAGCCGTCCGCCACCTGATGCGAGGCAGCAAAGGGAATCTCTGGATTTCGTCCCGAAACGGCGTTTACCGGATTAATCCAAAAGATCCCGAAAGCTTCACGCTATTTGCCGATCCAGACTACAAGTCCAGCAATTATTTTTGCTCTTTCGAAACCTCCGCCGGACTAGTTTTATTCGCCACAAAATCCAGCGGCGTAATCGTATATGATCCCGATTCGGAATCGTTGGTCGAAAACGATTTGAGCAAATCAATATACGGGTTTGAGGTATACGCCATCACGGAAGACAATCACAAACATCTATGGTTCAGCACGAACCAAGGGATTCTCAGATATAATCCGGAAAGAAAGAAACTCCGCCACCTCACGGAAACGGACGGCCTTCAGGGTAATATATTCAACCCGCAAGCCGTTTTTAAAGACCGTTCCGGAAAACTTTACTTCGGCGGAACCAACGGATTCAATGTAATCGATCCCAAAGCGCTGAAAATCAACACCCGGCCACCCCAAATTATCTTCAACCGGATTTTGATCAACAACAAAAGCGAGCGCAATTACTTTTCGCTACTAAACAAAGAGGGGCAAGCGAGCCTAAACCTTGCTCACGACGAAAACTCGCTAAGGCTAGACTTCTCCGCCGACAATTACTTGCTTTCGCCCAAAAACAAATTCCGCTATCGCCTACTGGGCCTTTCCAACGAATGGATTGACGGACAAACCGAAGGCACGGCCGTTTTCACCAACCTCTCCGACGGTTCGTACACCTTCGAGGTTCTGGCTTGCAACAACGACGGGATTTTCAGCGACTCGCCAGCCCGAATATTCATCGACGTCGCCGTACCCACTTGGCGCTCCGCAAACGCTTTTATCCTTTATACAATTCTCTTTTCCATAATTTGCTTTCTGATTTTCAGATCGGTAAAAGACAGGCAGAAACTGAAAAAACAAATGCTGATCAACGCCATCGAGCATAAAAACAAAGAGGATCTCCATGAGCTAAAGCTTCGTTTTTTCACCAATATTTCCCACGAATTCCGCACACCACTTACGCTAATCACCAGCCCGGTAAAACGACTTTTGGAGGACACGAGCCTTACCCCAAAGTCAAAGGAATATTTAATGGTAATTGACAGAAACACTAAGCGGTTACTCGGTTTGGTAGACCAAATTCTGGATCTGAGAAAATCCGAGAAAGGAAAAAACCTACTGGAAGTGGCCAATATCAACCTGCGTGAATTTGTCTACGAAAGATATCTAGGCTTTGAACAATCGGCCAAAGACAAGAATATCCGATACGAGTTCCAAGACGAAACGCCTAAGGTAACAGTAGTGGAAGCCGACGCCGAGAAACTCGATAAAATCGTTTACAATCTCCTGTCAAACGCCTTCAAACATATTTCCGAAGGCGACAACATAACCGTAACCGTGGCCAAAACGCCATCGAAAAGCGGGAAAAAATACGCCAACCAACTCCGTTTCGGACAAGTGGATACCAAAGACTTGGTGGAAATCACGGTATCCGATACCGGCAAAGGCATCGCCAGCCAAGACCTTATCCGGATTTTCAACCGGTTCGAGCAAGGCGAAAACAGATCCGACGGATCTGGAATTGGCCTTTCCATCTGCCAAGAATATACCTTCCTTCACCGCGGGGATATTACGGCCAAAAGTTCTCCCGGAAAAGGATCCTCTTTCCGGATCAGGATTCCGAGATTACAGGCGGCGCAAAAAATTCTCGGGGATTCGCCAGCCGACAATGCGATCAACACCACAGAAACCAAAATTCAGGATTCCATTCCCGAAGCTCAACTCCGCTCCACATTACTTATAGTGGAAGACAACAACGACCTGCAGTTTTACCTAAACGATCTGCTTTCCGACAAACACAACATCCTGCTGGCTTCGGACGGAAAACAAGCGCTCAAACTGCTCTCCACCCACGAGGTCGATCTTGTGGTATCCGATATCATGATGCCCGAAATGGACGGTATGGAACTTTGCGAAAATATCAAATCCAACCTTGAGACTTCGCATATTCCCGTATTGCTCCTCACGGCCCTTTCGGATTCGGAAAACAAAATGACCGGCTACCGCTACGGCGCTGACGCCTATTTGGCCAAACCTTTCGACAACGAGTTCCTTTTGGTAAGGATCGGAAACCTTCTAAAACAAGCCCGGCGCCTGAAAGAAAGCTTTGGCACACCCGAAACCCAGCCCGAAAGTCAAGAAGGCATCAGCGATATCGACAACCAGTTTGTTCGGAAAATCAACAGTCTGGTTTCCGAGAATATGATAAAGGAAGATTTTTCTATAGAATGGCTGGCCTCGGAAGCTGGGCTCAGCCGTAGTCAACTTCACCGTAAGCTGAAAGGAATGACTGGCAACAGCCCATCCGAATACGTCCGGATAATCAAGCTCAAGAAAGCTGCGGAATTACTTTCTGAAGGGGAAATGAATATCGACGAAGTAGCCTTCGTTACCGGTTTTCCGTCGCATTCCTATTTTTCTAAATGCTTCAAAAACCTTTACAAGGTCAGTCCGAAGGAATTCAGAAATAAAAAAATAGAGCAAACAATATAA